A region of the Methanobacterium spitsbergense genome:
TTCAGTTCCTTTTGACATTTTTGAATAACCCCTATATACTCTCAAAAACAGTTTAATTACCAAGTTTCATTAGTAATATATATTTATAAAGTAATATAACTTGTTAAAAAAAAATATACAAAAAGAGTTGAAGTACATGATTATGTCTCATTTAAATTGCTCTGAAATTAAATGTTTTGATCAAATTCTGGAAAAAAATAAACCCTGAAATCAAACTCTAATCAAAAAAATATACCACATTTGATGTTTGGATAAAAACTCAACAAATTCGCATCCGATGTTCCATCTTAACCATTATAATCTAAATCTTTGAAAGTGATCTTAAATTCAGTTCCATTATTTCTATCAAGTTCAATTTCACCGTCTATTTGGTCGGTTAAACTGTTTACCAATTGTAAACCAAGTGATTCATTATTTTTGTAATCTAAATCTTCTGGAAAACCTATTCCATTATCTATTACGGTAAATTCGTAGTGTGCATCTAGTGGATGGAAATCTATAACGATTTCTCCATTCATTCCATCTGGAAAGGCATGTTTTAAACTGTTGGTGATGAGTTCATTTACAATCAACCCTAGGGGTATTGCTGTGTTGATGTCCAGAAAAATATCATCAACATTAATTTTAAGTTTTATTAAGCTTGGATCGGCTACGTACGTATGGAAAAGTTCGTTGGATAGTGAAGTGATGTATTCACCGAAATCTATCCTTTTAAGATCAGTTGATTGATATAATCGTTCATGTATAAGTGCCATGGACCGTGCACGGTTTTGACTTTCCTTGAAAATAACTTGAGATTCTTTATCTTTAATATAACCTGACTGCAGATTCAATAGGCTGCTTATGATCATCAAATTATTTTTGACTCTGTGATGGATTTCCTTGAGGAGCATTTCTTTTTCTTCAAGAGAGGTTTTTATCTCCTTTTCCATGTTTTCACGTTCTTTAATTTCCTCTTTTAGTAGGACATTAGCATTAGTTAACTCATTTGTTCGTTTTTTTACTGTTATCTCAAGATTATCCAAATTTTCTTTCAGTTGTTCTTCGGCCTTATCACGTTCAAAATCTGTTTTATTTAATGTAATGGCAAACCACAAGAATATTATGGTGTAGATTATTAATGTAGATAAAATAAGTATTGAAAGTCCAAATGAGGGATCGTATAATCCGGCTTTAACACCTAAATATGTGATAAATCCTATAATAATTGTAAAAATTATTAGAATTGGAAGAATACGTTGAGTGAAATATGAACCAAGTTGATTACTAGTTAAATTAGAAACTAATCCTTGATCAGGCCGTGCAAATAAAATGCTTAAACTTGTCCATAACAATAATAACACAGCATAAATAGCCACTCCCGTGAAATTAGGAATGTAATATAATTGGGGACTACCATAAAGAAATCCTATTAAAGGTAAAGCTACAACAAAAACGGTGATAAGTGCTATAATTTGAGACCAGTTAACAGTTTTTGGTGTATTTCTACTTAAAAATAGCAGAGAAGAACCTATAAGAATAAAAGCAACAGCAACAGCTAATGCCATCCTATTTGGACTGGATGCGTATAATGCATCAGGAAGTTCTTTAAACAGTATTTGATCAATTCCCAAATTAATGGCAAATAAATATTCAATCAAGGTTAAAAATCCTATCAAAAAGACAATTATAGCACTTATCTGTGCTATGCTACGCATATTCATTGTGTTTCTTTTTGTTTGCATTAACCACAGAGAAAGTCCAATTAAAATTATAGCCACTGCTACATTAGTTTTTATGGTGGAAAAACCCATGCCTGGGCTTTTCAGAATGGAAATATCAAAAGCCCAACTCAAAAGAACCAGCAAGCCAGCCACTACTAATAAAATACTGGATAATTCAGAAAAAAATCTAAACCGTTCAATCAAATCATAGCCATCCATCATTAAATCTACAAACCTTAAATCCTTTCTTTATACTCCAACTCTTTAAAGATTATCTTGAATTCTGTTCCGTGGGTTTGATCAAGTTCGATCTTGCCCTCTATTTGATTAACCAAACTTTTTACCAGCTGGAGACCAAGTGAATTTGTGTTATCGATATCAATGTCTTTTGGTAGTCCAATTCCGTTATCGGTAATTATAAGTTCCATTTTATTTTGGAGAGATTTGAGATCGATAGTTATAATTCCTTCTCCTTTTGGAAAGGCGTACTTAACACTGTTAGTCACCAGTTCATTGACAATAAGTCCTAGAGGTATTGCAGTTTCCATACCAATGTTAATATCTTCAATATCTAACACTGATTCAATGGTACCTATTTTGATTCCATAAGAATAGAAAATGTCAAAGATAAGTTTATCGATGTAATCTTTGACATTGATGTCTGTAAAATTGGGTGATTGGTATAGTTTTTCGTGGATCATGGCCATGCTCTTCACTCTGCCCTGGCTCTCCTTCAAAACATTCACTGCTTCCTCATCTTCAACGTTTTGAATCTGCAGGTTAAGCAAACTGGAAATAATCTGCATATTATTTTTAACCCGGTGATGTATTTCTCGGAGAAGTACTTCTTTTTCTTTTAAAGATTCTATAATCTCCTTTTCCGCATGTATACGCTCAGTTATATCCCGGATGACCTCAATAGCACCCTTAATATTGCCTTGACCATCATGTAGGGGCACTGCTTTTCCCCAAAGTATACGATTAGTCCCCTTTAGGGGTGCCTCTGTCTGGGCCATAATAGCTTCTCCCCTTCTTTCCACAAAATCATAGTGCTTTTCGATATTTTCATTGGAATGAGTTACCAGATCAATCAACATCTGCCTTCTTATCCCGAAAAATGGCTTAGAATATTCATAATCTCCTTTTCCCACCATATTTAGGGCTTTGAACCCGGTCATATCCTCAATGGCTTTGTTCCAGGTGATGACTATTCCATTGTTATCGATGGCTAATGTTGCATCAGGTAAAAAATCAATAATATCAAATAAACGCTTTTCCGATTCTTTCAGTGAATTTTCCAGCTTAAGCTGTGCTGTGATGTCACGTGCCAGCCCCATGAATAATCTTTGGCCTTGAATATCCACAATGGCGAATCTCACCTCAACCGGGAATATACTTCCATTTTTACGACGGAAATGTCCTAATAAACTAAAAGGCTCGTTAGGCTTGATTTTTGGCAATACATGTTCCTGAGCACTTTTTAGGTCAGTGTCCTGTTCAATATCCATAATGTTCATTTGAAGTAGTTCTTCCTGTGAATAACCTAGACTCTCAGAAGCGCGTTTATTAACTTCAACGAGTTTTCCATCAAAATCATGCACTAAAAGAATATCAGCTGCATTGTCCACTAAAGACTTAAACTTCTCTTCACTCTCCCTAAGGGCTTTAAATGATTTTTTACGTTCATTTATGTTTCTGATGATGGATGTGAAGTAGATTTCTAGGCCTGTTTCCCATTTGGTCAGTGACATTTCAAAGGGAAACTCTTTACCATTTTTTTTAAGTCCAAGAGTTTCAATGGTCCGTCCTGCTAATCTGTGCTCACCAGTCACCCGGAATTTCTTAAGACTCTCCAAGAAATTTTCCCGGTACCTTTCAGGCATTAATATAGTAAGTGGGGAGTTTTGTAATTCATCTTGAGTGTAACCAAACATCTTCAGTAAGCTGTTGTTGAAATACAAAATTTTACCATTGGCATCGGTGGTTATTATTCCATCCACAGAGTATTCGGCCAAAGCACGGAAACGTAAAACACTTTTTTCCAACCTTTTGGCGGACTTTTGGCGGTCAGTGATGTCTAAAAGGGACGCAACGCTCTTATTGGTTCCAGGTATAATATCAACATTTAAATGGATGTTTTTAACGTTACCTTGCCTATCAGTGAACTTGAAGTCATAAATTTCCGGTGCTGCATGAGGATCAGTTCTGCGCAGACGATGAAATCCCCTCATTTTTTCAAGATATTCTTTTTTTACAAAATCTGTCCAGCTTTTCTTACTCTCTAATTCTTTTTTTGAATATCCGCTGAGTTTTTCAAATTCTGCGTTGGCCAAAGAAATAGTTGAGTTTTCATCTAAGATTACAGTTGCAGTTCCTGTGTGCTCAAAAATTGCCTTGTAATATGATTCTGACGTTTTCAATTCTTTTTCAGCTTTTTTACTTTTGCTGATGTCGCGGACAAAAGCCTCAGTACCTTGTATTTGACCATCTTTATTATAATAATACTGGACATTCATAGATGCCCAAAATGATGTACCATCCTTTCTTAAGGCTTTAACTTCCATATTCAAAACTTTACCATGGGTTTTCAAATGTTTTAGCATCTTCTGTCTGTCTTTTGAGGATGTGTATAGTGAAAGAGCTGGGATACCAATCATTTCTTTTGGTGAATCAAATCTGTACAAATGTGCTGCTGAAGGACTTGCCATGGTAATTTTGCCTTCTATGTCTCCCATGAAATAGGCATCTAAAACATTTTCGACTATTCTGCGGTACTTCTCTTCACTTTTTTTTAATTCTTTTTCCATCTGATTTTTGTAGATTGCGAGTTCTATAGCATATTTAATTTCTGTTCGGTCGTATGGTTTGATTATGTATCCATAGGGTTCTGTGAGTTTGGCTCTTTCAATTGTGGACTCTTCAGAATGAGCAGTTAAATAAATAACAGGAATATTTAGGTCTTTAATCTTAGTAACAGCTTCAATACCATCACTATCGCCTTTAAGAATTACGTCCATCAAAATAAGATCGGGCATTATTTCTAAAGCTTTCTCTACAGCTTCTTCGCCACTGGATGCGACATATGGAACTTCATAACCAAAGGATTCCAATGTTCGCTTAATATCCAAGGCTTCTATGCTTTCATCTTCTACCAATAAAATTTTAATTTCTGACATTGTAATAACCAATATATTATATGTTAATAACCCTATTTGTTTTCTATGTGAGAAAAGATAAAAAACAAAGTATTATTGTAATAAATCACTAGTTATTTTAATTTTGTATTTGGAAGAAACCTTTAACTTAACCCGGACATTTTTTTGTACATCATTAACATACCTGTAGAGTGAAAT
Encoded here:
- a CDS encoding histidine kinase dimerization/phosphoacceptor domain -containing protein; translation: MDGYDLIERFRFFSELSSILLVVAGLLVLLSWAFDISILKSPGMGFSTIKTNVAVAIILIGLSLWLMQTKRNTMNMRSIAQISAIIVFLIGFLTLIEYLFAINLGIDQILFKELPDALYASSPNRMALAVAVAFILIGSSLLFLSRNTPKTVNWSQIIALITVFVVALPLIGFLYGSPQLYYIPNFTGVAIYAVLLLLWTSLSILFARPDQGLVSNLTSNQLGSYFTQRILPILIIFTIIIGFITYLGVKAGLYDPSFGLSILILSTLIIYTIIFLWFAITLNKTDFERDKAEEQLKENLDNLEITVKKRTNELTNANVLLKEEIKERENMEKEIKTSLEEKEMLLKEIHHRVKNNLMIISSLLNLQSGYIKDKESQVIFKESQNRARSMALIHERLYQSTDLKRIDFGEYITSLSNELFHTYVADPSLIKLKINVDDIFLDINTAIPLGLIVNELITNSLKHAFPDGMNGEIVIDFHPLDAHYEFTVIDNGIGFPEDLDYKNNESLGLQLVNSLTDQIDGEIELDRNNGTEFKITFKDLDYNG
- a CDS encoding PAS domain S-box protein; this translates as MSEIKILLVEDESIEALDIKRTLESFGYEVPYVASSGEEAVEKALEIMPDLILMDVILKGDSDGIEAVTKIKDLNIPVIYLTAHSEESTIERAKLTEPYGYIIKPYDRTEIKYAIELAIYKNQMEKELKKSEEKYRRIVENVLDAYFMGDIEGKITMASPSAAHLYRFDSPKEMIGIPALSLYTSSKDRQKMLKHLKTHGKVLNMEVKALRKDGTSFWASMNVQYYYNKDGQIQGTEAFVRDISKSKKAEKELKTSESYYKAIFEHTGTATVILDENSTISLANAEFEKLSGYSKKELESKKSWTDFVKKEYLEKMRGFHRLRRTDPHAAPEIYDFKFTDRQGNVKNIHLNVDIIPGTNKSVASLLDITDRQKSAKRLEKSVLRFRALAEYSVDGIITTDANGKILYFNNSLLKMFGYTQDELQNSPLTILMPERYRENFLESLKKFRVTGEHRLAGRTIETLGLKKNGKEFPFEMSLTKWETGLEIYFTSIIRNINERKKSFKALRESEEKFKSLVDNAADILLVHDFDGKLVEVNKRASESLGYSQEELLQMNIMDIEQDTDLKSAQEHVLPKIKPNEPFSLLGHFRRKNGSIFPVEVRFAIVDIQGQRLFMGLARDITAQLKLENSLKESEKRLFDIIDFLPDATLAIDNNGIVITWNKAIEDMTGFKALNMVGKGDYEYSKPFFGIRRQMLIDLVTHSNENIEKHYDFVERRGEAIMAQTEAPLKGTNRILWGKAVPLHDGQGNIKGAIEVIRDITERIHAEKEIIESLKEKEVLLREIHHRVKNNMQIISSLLNLQIQNVEDEEAVNVLKESQGRVKSMAMIHEKLYQSPNFTDINVKDYIDKLIFDIFYSYGIKIGTIESVLDIEDINIGMETAIPLGLIVNELVTNSVKYAFPKGEGIITIDLKSLQNKMELIITDNGIGLPKDIDIDNTNSLGLQLVKSLVNQIEGKIELDQTHGTEFKIIFKELEYKERI